The Desulfatibacillum aliphaticivorans DSM 15576 genome includes a window with the following:
- the tolB gene encoding Tol-Pal system beta propeller repeat protein TolB: MSKTFNRTACTCFLFLLIMTILAGSASAARYEYWINNPFLRKIPIAIKDFEPKTVNEEPRQAAVQAKEWLVSGLEFVRYFQILPEESYIIGDGEGLTAQTINFANWISIGADHLVTGGLDLRDGVLVLELRLFDVPRNRLIVGKRYKGRVEDMRKMIRRFCVEIVTELTDSRGVFGTKIAFVSNGPGNKEIFACEYDGFDPQQLTSGSKIALSPAWSGDGTHMAYVSYADGPPEIFIRNLAQKRGVKVAYKGINVTPAWDPTRFALAATLSLNGDQEIYSLTGNGKIIKKLTNNWGIDVSPSYSPDGKRMAFVSNRGGSPQIYIMELDTGQTSRVTFDGKYNSAPAFSPRGDRIAYCGMVDGTFDVFTVATDGTDVQRLTDHPGDDEEPSWSPDGTLIAFSTTREGKAKIYVMTSHGTDQRKLLELEGAQTQPAWSPWLGDY, translated from the coding sequence ATGAGCAAAACATTCAACAGGACAGCCTGTACGTGTTTTTTATTCCTCCTAATCATGACTATACTGGCCGGGTCGGCGTCGGCGGCCCGGTATGAATACTGGATCAACAATCCGTTTTTACGCAAAATCCCCATCGCCATCAAGGATTTCGAGCCCAAGACGGTGAACGAAGAGCCCCGGCAGGCGGCGGTCCAGGCCAAGGAATGGCTGGTTTCGGGCCTGGAGTTTGTCAGGTATTTTCAAATCCTTCCGGAGGAGTCCTATATCATCGGCGACGGGGAGGGGCTGACCGCCCAGACCATTAATTTCGCCAACTGGATAAGCATCGGTGCGGACCATTTGGTGACCGGCGGCCTGGACCTGCGGGACGGGGTTCTGGTGCTGGAGCTGCGTTTGTTCGACGTGCCCCGGAACCGCCTGATCGTGGGCAAGCGCTATAAGGGCCGTGTGGAGGACATGCGCAAGATGATCCGGCGCTTTTGCGTGGAGATCGTTACGGAGTTGACCGACTCCCGGGGCGTGTTCGGCACAAAAATCGCCTTTGTATCCAACGGCCCGGGAAACAAGGAAATTTTCGCCTGCGAGTATGACGGCTTCGACCCTCAGCAGCTGACTTCCGGCAGCAAGATCGCCCTGTCTCCGGCCTGGTCCGGGGACGGAACCCACATGGCTTATGTGTCTTACGCCGACGGTCCTCCGGAGATATTCATCCGCAACCTGGCCCAAAAGCGGGGAGTCAAAGTGGCGTACAAGGGCATTAATGTCACACCGGCCTGGGACCCCACGCGTTTCGCCCTGGCGGCCACCCTGTCATTAAATGGGGATCAGGAGATTTACTCATTGACCGGAAACGGAAAAATTATTAAGAAGTTGACGAATAACTGGGGCATTGACGTATCCCCCAGTTACTCCCCGGACGGAAAGCGAATGGCTTTTGTTTCCAACCGGGGCGGCAGTCCCCAAATTTACATCATGGAATTGGACACAGGGCAGACCTCACGAGTCACCTTTGACGGCAAATACAATTCGGCCCCGGCCTTTTCGCCCAGGGGAGACCGGATTGCCTACTGCGGCATGGTGGACGGAACCTTTGACGTCTTTACGGTGGCGACGGACGGCACGGACGTGCAGCGCCTGACCGATCATCCGGGGGATGACGAGGAGCCTTCCTGGTCCCCGGACGGCACCCTGATAGCGTTCAGCACCACCCGGGAGGGGAAGGCCAAAATTTACGTGATGACGTCCCACGGGACGGACCAAAGAAAGCTGCTTGAGCTGGAAGGGGCGCAGACCCAACCGGCGTGGTCGCCTTGGTTAGGGGATTATTAA